From the genome of Gracilinanus agilis isolate LMUSP501 chromosome 2, AgileGrace, whole genome shotgun sequence, one region includes:
- the MPI gene encoding mannose-6-phosphate isomerase: MANYRVFLLSCPVQHYAWGKMGLSSEVAQLLACSDPLVVIQEDKPYAELWMGTHPRGDALIADSSIDEKTLGQWISQNLNSLGYKVKEDYRDLPFLFKVLSVNTALSIQAHPNKQLAKKLHSRAPQHYPDGNHKPEMAIALTPFQALCGFRPVQEIVDFLQKVPELQFLIGSEAVEQLKQSMGQDPKASSSALKLCFTKMMKSEKAIFQKQLNLLVKRISQEVAEGKDVTQSLGEFLLKLHEQYPGDIGCFVIYFLNLVKLEPGEAIFLGANVPHAYLNGDCVECMACSDNTVRAGLTPKFIDVETLCDMLDYTSAPSSAKLFPSVPDEIDSCVSIYNPPVPEFAVLKILVPSTNHFYSISTLESASILLVVKGRAVSRSLDTDQELLLQRGTILFMPANMLLSIEIKSEEDMLMFRACCLL; encoded by the exons TGTTCCTGCTGTCCTGCCCAGTACAGCATTATGCCTGGGGGAAGATGGGCCTTTCCAGTGAAGTGGCCCAGCTGTTGGCATGCAGTGACCCGCTGGTCGTAATCCAAGAGGACAAGCCATATGCAGAG CTGTGGATGGGAACCCACCCCCGCGGTGATGCTTTGATTGCTGACAGCTCTATCGACGAGAAGACCCTGGGCCAGTGGATCAGCCAGAACTTAAACAGTTTGGGATACAAGGTCAAGGAAGACTACAGAGATCTGCCTTTCCTCTTCAAAGTGCTGTCAGTCAACACAGCTCTTTCCATCCAGGCACATCCCAATAAG CAACTGGCAAAGAAGCTTCATTCCCGGGCCCCCCAGCACTACCCAGATGGGAACCATAAGCCAGAGATGGCCATCGCCCTTACCCCTTTCCAGGCCTTATGCGGCTTCCGGCCTGTCCAGGAGATTGTGGACTTTCTTCAGA AGGTGCCAGAGCTACAGTTTCTGATTGGCAGTGAAGCAGTGGAACAGCTGAAACAGAGCATGGGCCAGGACCCCAAGGCTTCCTCCTCTGCCCTTAAGCTCTGCTTCACCaaaatgatgaagagtgaaaaggCCATCTTTCAGAAACAGCTCAATCTCTTGGTGAAGCGCATCTCTCAGGAAG TGGCAGAAGGCAAAGATGTGACACAGAGTCTCGGGGAGTTCCTCCTGAAGCTTCATGAACAGTATCCTGGAGACATCGGCTGCTTTGTCATCTACTTCCTCAACTTGGTGAAGCTAGAGCCAGGGGAGGCCATCTTCCTGGGAGCCAATGTGCCCCATGCCTATTTGAATGGAG ACTGTGTGGAATGTATGGCATGCTCAGACAACACCGTGCGGGCTGGCCTGACTCCCAAGTTCATTGACGTGGAGACCCTCTGTGACATGCTTGACTACACGTCAGCCCCAAGCAGCGCCAAACTCTTTCCTTCGGTGCCTGATGAAATAGACTCTTGTGTTTCCATCTACAACCCACCTGTACCTGAATTTGCGGTTCTAAAGATCTTG GTACCTTCCACCAATCATTTCTACTCCATTAGCACACTGGAGTCAGCCAGCATCCTTCTGGTGGTGAAGGGAAGAGCGGTGAGTCGGTCATTAGACACCGATCAGGAGCTCCTCCTGCAGCGTGGCACCATACTCTTCATGCCGGCTAACATGCTTCTCTCAATAGAAATCAAGTCAGAGGAAGACATGCTGATGTTCCGAGCCTGCTGTCTGCTCTAG